The Actinomycetota bacterium DNA segment AGGTGTCGTTGAGCGTTTGGCACCTTACGGCGCCTTCGTCGCTCTCGACACCGGGGAGAAGGGCCTGATCCACATCTCGCAGGTAGATCGGTCCTATGTGAAGGACGTGAAGGAGTTCCTGCGGGAGAACGACCGGGTGACCGTGAAGGTCCTGGGGATGAAGCCCGACGGCAAGCTCGACCTGTCGATCAAGGCCCTCCAGGAGCCCGACCCGCGCGAGCGCCGGCCCCTGCGCCGC contains these protein-coding regions:
- a CDS encoding S1 RNA-binding domain-containing protein, which translates into the protein MAEVGDTVEGVVERLAPYGAFVALDTGEKGLIHISQVDRSYVKDVKEFLRENDRVTVKVLGMKPDGKLDLSIKALQEPDPRERRPLRRGQDPEFEKMLKSYLRRSNERLADIKRRDRGRLG